The following are from one region of the Candidatus Amarolinea dominans genome:
- a CDS encoding CSLREA domain-containing protein, translating to MKVRLILFHLLLLVSLLWSNTALATPRLAPAGTSILVNTLTDELNTDGDCALREAIRAANLDLAVDACAAGNGADTITLQANVTYTLTRVGADDTAVNGDLDITDDVTIAGSNTIIDANGATTLDRVIQVLAGNIVTISNVTLRNGRTTSFGGGIRSAGTLTLRTVTLIANQSTGNAGGGIANEAGALTLINTTITNNTASTLGGGIALLGGTLEAVNLGLNNNTATSDRGGGMWNGSSASATLINSTINNNSADTNGGGIYNENNLTLLGSTVHTNHAGTSGGGVSEVGGGIYNQDTLVMSHSTVRNNTADDSGGISNDGGSMTIRNSTINNNTAISAAGMRNANAGTAVLINSTVSGNSASAGAGGIANGSGALLQLSNVTVAFNVADSDANNFGDGGGLSNAATAIVRNSLIGENVDASTSGTIFPDCSGGFTSDGYNLIENTTGCAIGGNTTGNITGTDPNLAALASNGGRTQTNAFPTGSPPFNAGNPAGCVDNTGAAVIADQRDGARLTRCDIGAFEFAACLLIGDVDDDGDVDVTDISAVANAWLDPALNPVLDITISGYIDVIDATATASRFGLVCS from the coding sequence ATGAAGGTACGTCTGATTCTGTTTCATCTGCTTCTACTGGTCAGCCTGTTGTGGTCCAACACCGCACTGGCTACACCGCGCCTGGCGCCCGCCGGCACCAGCATCCTGGTCAATACGTTGACCGACGAACTGAACACCGACGGCGACTGCGCCCTGCGCGAGGCGATCCGCGCCGCCAACCTGGATCTGGCGGTGGACGCGTGTGCGGCCGGCAATGGCGCGGACACAATCACCCTGCAGGCCAATGTCACCTATACTCTGACCCGTGTGGGTGCGGATGACACCGCGGTGAACGGCGACCTGGACATCACCGACGACGTGACGATCGCCGGCAGCAACACCATCATTGACGCCAATGGGGCGACCACGCTCGACCGGGTTATCCAGGTGTTAGCCGGCAACATCGTCACGATTTCGAACGTCACGCTGCGCAACGGGCGCACCACCTCGTTTGGCGGCGGCATCCGCAGCGCGGGCACGTTGACGCTGCGTACTGTCACCCTCATCGCCAATCAAAGCACCGGCAACGCGGGCGGCGGCATCGCGAACGAAGCTGGCGCGCTGACGTTGATCAACACCACGATTACCAACAATACGGCATCCACCTTGGGCGGCGGCATTGCGCTGCTTGGGGGTACGCTCGAGGCCGTCAACCTTGGCTTGAACAACAACACCGCGACCAGCGACCGCGGCGGCGGCATGTGGAACGGTAGCAGCGCCTCGGCCACGCTGATCAACAGCACGATCAACAACAACAGCGCGGACACCAACGGCGGCGGCATCTACAACGAAAACAACCTGACCTTGCTTGGCAGCACCGTGCATACCAATCACGCGGGCACCTCTGGCGGCGGCGTGAGCGAGGTGGGCGGCGGCATCTACAACCAGGACACCCTGGTCATGAGCCACAGCACCGTGCGCAACAACACGGCGGACGACAGCGGCGGGATCTCCAACGACGGTGGCAGCATGACTATCCGCAACAGCACGATCAACAACAACACCGCGATCAGCGCGGCGGGCATGCGCAACGCCAACGCCGGCACAGCCGTGCTGATCAATAGCACGGTCAGCGGCAACTCGGCCAGCGCGGGGGCGGGCGGTATCGCCAACGGCAGCGGCGCGCTGCTGCAGCTCAGCAACGTCACCGTGGCCTTCAACGTGGCCGACTCCGACGCCAACAACTTCGGCGACGGCGGCGGTCTGAGCAACGCCGCCACCGCGATCGTGCGCAATAGCCTCATCGGCGAAAATGTTGACGCCTCAACCAGCGGCACGATCTTTCCCGACTGCTCCGGTGGCTTCACTTCCGACGGCTACAACCTGATCGAGAACACGACCGGCTGCGCCATTGGTGGCAACACGACCGGCAACATCACCGGCACAGACCCCAACCTGGCTGCCCTGGCCAGCAACGGCGGTCGCACCCAGACCAACGCCTTTCCCACCGGCTCCCCGCCTTTCAACGCCGGCAACCCCGCCGGCTGCGTTGACAATACCGGCGCGGCCGTGATCGCCGACCAGCGCGACGGTGCGCGGCTGACCCGCTGCGACATCGGCGCGTTCGAGTTTGCCGCGTGTCTGCTGATCGGCGACGTGGACGACGATGGTGACGTGGATGTGACCGACATCAGCGCCGTGGCTAATGCCTGGCTCGATCCGGCCCTCAATCCGGTGCTCGATATCACGATCAGCGGTTACATTGATGTCATTGACGCGACGGCTACCGCGTCACGGTTCGGCCTGGTCTGCTCATAG
- a CDS encoding Ig-like domain-containing protein, giving the protein MSFASYLSTPRRLRPPATRLALRGGPLLLLAVLVFCSLWVISTPSAQAQPTEPPFEGGTVITPIMPELWRLQPTGPDAAVCGIATWVVPTNSPNPTVAISVNLLKNGVPKILDTPLAKLDFGQNNIAYGFCTDIYHSRAFNRGFCLDSSFFSDWRVAWMVANYPPTLNDAIMQAARQAAVWRLTDGWLLNQADATIYNSTYDNGVRNAYNAILASIPATPPVEYQPGNVQIAITPASATNFLPYQPANPFTVRLTKGGFPLAGYTVTVSATAGTLDRTSALTDANGEAAFVLTSTTAGHANITAAATLDLPAGSRFVDQLSPDSWQRIVLGQTVRVSVRALASKDWVESGNLIIAHKFEDRNFDGVQQEDEPNLAGWTFTLGTPGGQFTGVTDSNGNAFFADRISGNGAYVLTETLQNGWINSTPLSQSRTRSAGDPWMQWRADFGNSRYSVLHVLKFLDTDGDGIWDEGQEPGLPGWQFALYIWQNNDWAQFRGGTSGADGRLAFTELPGARYKVVEQVANHPGYTNTTPLEQEVILAFPEQQERRFGNRGALGISGVKFNDLNANGARDAGEPTLAGWTIRAAGGPHALDLTTTTAANGAYAFANLEPGTYSVTETPQAGWAQTYPGGAGAHSVTLTNQTVSGRDFGNTQLSSIGDFVWLDQNRNGIQDSGEAGVPGVTVELFKQIGASWISQGTGTTDASGHYLFDNLLTGSYYVRFTPPATYLITLRDQGGDDTVDSDADVTTGATVAISLGAGDHQRQWDAGLYQPPAIDVEKYVSVDNQATWHDADTAPGPQAAVGANVYFRFVVTNSGNVPLSNVTLTDNVYALTACSPIPNPLAPGASYTCIFGPTPAQVGQHANTATANGAWSGLTVSDSDDAHYTAPAQPAIDLEKHVSVDGQVSWQDADTPPGPGTTVGSAVYFRFIVTNTGNVPLTAVTITDNVYTLSACFIPFPLQPGQSYSCIHGPTVAAVGQHTNTGTASGSYQGATVTDQDDANYNVLARPLIDVEKLVSVDGGATWADADLPPGPTAAAGGSVYFRFDVTNTGNVPLNNVTLTDNVYSLSNCNVPNPLHPGQSHACWLGPVPAQPGQHTNTVTAAGVYGATTVSDQDDANYVAPTPTPTNTPTGTATTTWTPTHTPTHTPTATWTPTPTNTPTATFTWTPTNTPTNTPTPIPQAPLIDVEKFVSVDGQFTWQDADLPPGPQTTSGSPVYFRFEVRNIGNVTLSNVTLGDNVYSLNNCNAPSILVPGQSYVCWHGPVTAQPGQHTNTATASGQFANTTVSDTDDANVIAPAQPAIDVEKYVSVDGQATWLDADNSPGPQATADSGVYFRFVVTNVGDVPLSNVTLSDNVYLLNGCSPIPDPFVPGAGYVCIYGPVAAELGQHTDTATAVGSYNGTTVQDSDDANYYTPSQPAIDVEKYVSVDGQATWFDADTPPGPQATVGDGVYFRFEVTNIGNVPLTDVTLTDNVYTLTNCNVPNPLQPGQGHTCWLGPVTAQVGQHTNRATATGLYGAITVSDADDANYNAPPPTPTPTPTQSPTATLTPSPTPTNTPTPTWTATFTPPTPRRPRARPRHPTHTPTPIPLVPAIDVEKLVSVDGQVTWQDADLPPGPQTVDGFGVYFRFIVTNIGNVPLTNVTLTDNVYILSGCNAPSVLAPGQSYTCWHGPTPAQVGQHTNTATATGMYGATTVTDADDANYNVPPQPAINVEKYVSVDGQATWHDADVPPGPQTIAGHSVYFRFVVSNVGNVALTNVTLTDSLYPLAGCGPIPALLPPTAAYICTIGPLPAELGQHTDTAYATGAAGSITVSDQDDANYNALTRPAIDIEKLVSVDAQATWQDADTPPGPQAALGSAVFFRFVITNIGDVPLSNVTLSDNVYPLNGCPAIPNPLQPGASATCTYGPVTAQVGQHTNTASTSGVYLDITVRDNDDANFHVAAQPAIDVEKHVSVDGQLTWLDADFSPGPQTRVGDPVFFRFIVTNVGNVPLANVSLTDNVYDLTSCGPIPNPLLPGASFTCVLQSVVTDTENCVHTNTALAQGYYGNTPVQDTDDANYYAPARPAIDVEKLISVDGQITWQDADAAPGPQVLLGSEVYYRIVVVNVGNVALADVTLTDSRYPLAGCGLPPNPMAPGQSFTCNYGPVSAQAGQILNRATASGLHGSTAVQDADDANYEGIVARSVIGDLVWRDLDLDGIHDAGEPGIDGVLVELLDTSNSVIATDVTTNGGLYLFEGLVAGSYQVRIPASNYDPGRPLAGFAFTSAAYGPNPYPVTLGANDAYLFADFGFARVRVVINKRASAAQVLQGQSVTYTYEVTNLGDTWLGNLVVSDDVLGAICASPAIGPLAPGQQATCTRTVTPTGRTCNIGSVTATATTPTGATLQVNTQASSQRVCVDVVQALPRDYGDAPDTGPGAGVGNYQTIAADNGPSHIVIPGLHLGRQAPDSDNGALQNPDSNADDTTGLDDEDGIAILPIISTASGGVNLMVSALNATGQPATVACWLDFNRDGDFLDAGERTAAAINSSVNRQSVNLTFSGFPVPTPGVSYLRCRIANAASEVAAPTGPANSGEVEDAWITILNVGSCGPRRPGQPFEPCPAVTIGGLTWQDTTPDGNFDDEPTLSDVTLSITNNLGERVAIITTGPDHFQPGRYLVQDLPPGTYFVTVESWPAGYVPLEPLTRRLVLTTSGESGSAEFPFMQAHRFFLPSVLR; this is encoded by the coding sequence ATGTCATTCGCAAGCTACCTATCTACCCCGAGGCGGCTGCGCCCACCCGCGACGCGTTTGGCGCTGCGCGGAGGGCCACTGCTTCTGTTGGCCGTCCTTGTATTCTGCAGCCTGTGGGTCATCAGCACCCCGTCGGCACAGGCGCAGCCTACCGAACCCCCATTTGAGGGGGGCACGGTGATTACACCGATCATGCCCGAACTGTGGCGCTTGCAGCCCACCGGGCCGGACGCCGCCGTCTGCGGGATCGCCACCTGGGTTGTTCCCACCAACAGCCCCAACCCCACCGTCGCCATTTCGGTCAATCTGCTCAAGAATGGCGTCCCCAAAATCCTCGACACCCCCCTCGCCAAACTCGATTTTGGTCAAAACAACATCGCCTACGGCTTCTGCACCGACATCTACCACTCGCGCGCCTTCAATCGCGGCTTCTGCCTGGACAGCAGCTTCTTCTCTGACTGGCGCGTCGCTTGGATGGTGGCCAACTACCCCCCCACCCTCAACGATGCCATCATGCAGGCCGCACGCCAGGCCGCGGTCTGGAGACTGACCGACGGCTGGCTCCTGAATCAGGCCGACGCCACCATCTACAACTCCACCTATGACAACGGCGTGCGCAACGCCTACAACGCCATCCTGGCCAGCATCCCGGCCACGCCGCCGGTGGAGTATCAACCGGGCAACGTGCAAATCGCTATCACCCCGGCCTCGGCCACCAACTTCTTGCCCTACCAGCCTGCGAATCCCTTCACCGTGCGCCTGACCAAGGGCGGATTTCCGCTGGCCGGCTACACCGTCACCGTCAGCGCCACGGCTGGTACGCTCGACCGCACCAGCGCGCTGACCGATGCCAACGGCGAGGCCGCCTTTGTCCTCACCAGCACAACCGCCGGCCATGCCAACATCACCGCCGCGGCCACCCTCGACCTGCCGGCTGGCTCACGCTTCGTGGATCAGCTCAGTCCGGATAGCTGGCAGCGCATCGTCTTGGGCCAAACCGTCCGCGTCTCCGTGCGCGCGTTGGCGTCGAAGGACTGGGTAGAGTCCGGCAACCTCATCATCGCCCACAAGTTCGAAGACCGAAACTTCGACGGCGTGCAGCAAGAGGACGAACCGAACCTGGCGGGTTGGACCTTCACCCTGGGGACGCCCGGCGGTCAGTTCACCGGCGTCACCGACAGCAACGGCAACGCCTTCTTCGCTGACCGCATCAGCGGCAACGGCGCCTATGTCCTCACCGAAACCCTGCAGAACGGCTGGATCAACAGCACCCCCCTGAGCCAGAGCCGTACCCGCAGCGCTGGCGACCCCTGGATGCAGTGGCGCGCAGACTTCGGCAACAGCCGCTATTCGGTCCTGCATGTCCTCAAGTTCCTGGACACGGACGGCGATGGCATCTGGGATGAAGGGCAGGAGCCTGGTTTGCCTGGCTGGCAATTTGCCCTCTACATCTGGCAGAACAACGACTGGGCGCAGTTCCGCGGCGGCACCTCCGGCGCGGACGGACGCCTGGCCTTTACCGAACTGCCCGGCGCGCGCTACAAGGTTGTCGAACAGGTCGCCAACCATCCCGGCTACACCAACACCACCCCGCTGGAGCAAGAAGTCATCCTGGCCTTCCCGGAGCAGCAGGAGCGGCGCTTCGGCAATCGCGGCGCCCTGGGCATCAGCGGCGTCAAATTCAACGACCTGAATGCCAACGGCGCCCGCGACGCTGGCGAGCCGACCCTGGCCGGCTGGACCATCCGCGCGGCCGGCGGGCCGCACGCGCTTGATCTCACCACCACCACCGCTGCCAACGGCGCCTATGCCTTTGCCAACCTGGAGCCGGGCACGTACAGTGTGACCGAAACCCCGCAGGCCGGCTGGGCGCAAACTTACCCCGGCGGCGCCGGCGCGCACAGCGTCACCTTGACGAACCAAACGGTGTCCGGCCGCGATTTTGGCAACACCCAGTTGAGCAGCATCGGCGACTTCGTTTGGCTGGATCAGAACCGCAACGGCATCCAGGACAGCGGCGAGGCCGGCGTCCCCGGCGTCACCGTCGAACTCTTCAAGCAGATCGGCGCCTCCTGGATCAGCCAGGGCACGGGGACCACCGACGCCAGCGGGCATTACTTGTTCGACAACCTGTTGACGGGCAGCTACTACGTCCGCTTTACGCCGCCGGCCACCTACCTGATCACCTTGCGCGATCAAGGCGGCGACGACACGGTGGACAGTGACGCGGATGTGACCACCGGCGCCACCGTCGCCATCAGCCTGGGCGCGGGCGACCATCAGCGGCAGTGGGACGCGGGGCTGTATCAGCCGCCGGCCATTGACGTTGAAAAATACGTTTCAGTGGACAATCAGGCCACCTGGCACGACGCTGATACGGCGCCAGGGCCACAGGCGGCCGTGGGCGCTAACGTCTACTTCCGCTTTGTCGTCACCAACAGCGGCAATGTGCCCCTGAGTAACGTCACCCTGACCGACAACGTCTACGCGCTGACCGCGTGCAGCCCCATCCCCAACCCGTTGGCGCCCGGCGCCAGCTACACCTGCATCTTCGGCCCCACGCCGGCGCAGGTCGGTCAGCACGCTAACACCGCCACCGCCAACGGCGCCTGGAGCGGCCTCACCGTCAGCGATTCTGACGACGCCCACTACACCGCGCCCGCGCAGCCGGCCATTGACCTGGAGAAGCACGTCTCCGTGGACGGTCAGGTCTCCTGGCAAGACGCCGACACCCCGCCCGGCCCGGGGACCACCGTCGGCAGCGCCGTCTACTTCCGCTTCATTGTCACCAACACCGGCAATGTGCCCCTCACTGCGGTCACCATCACCGATAACGTCTACACCCTGTCCGCCTGCTTCATCCCCTTCCCCCTGCAGCCCGGCCAGTCCTACAGTTGTATCCACGGCCCCACCGTCGCCGCCGTCGGCCAGCACACCAACACCGGTACAGCCAGCGGCAGCTACCAGGGCGCCACGGTGACCGATCAGGACGACGCCAATTACAACGTCCTCGCGCGGCCGCTCATTGACGTGGAAAAACTCGTCTCTGTGGATGGCGGCGCCACCTGGGCCGATGCCGACCTCCCGCCCGGCCCCACCGCCGCGGCCGGCGGCAGCGTCTACTTCCGCTTCGACGTCACCAACACCGGCAACGTGCCCCTGAATAACGTCACCCTGACCGACAACGTCTACAGCCTCAGCAACTGCAACGTCCCCAACCCGCTACATCCCGGCCAAAGTCACGCCTGCTGGCTCGGCCCCGTCCCCGCGCAGCCCGGTCAGCACACCAACACCGTCACCGCTGCCGGGGTCTACGGCGCCACCACCGTCAGCGATCAGGACGATGCCAACTACGTCGCACCGACGCCTACGCCGACCAACACCCCGACCGGCACCGCGACGACCACCTGGACGCCCACCCACACTCCGACCCACACGCCGACGGCCACCTGGACGCCGACGCCCACGAATACCCCGACCGCGACGTTCACCTGGACGCCGACCAACACCCCCACCAATACGCCGACGCCTATCCCGCAGGCGCCGCTGATTGACGTGGAGAAATTCGTCTCCGTGGACGGCCAGTTCACCTGGCAAGACGCTGACCTGCCGCCCGGCCCGCAGACCACCAGCGGCAGCCCGGTCTACTTCCGCTTCGAGGTCCGCAACATCGGCAACGTCACCCTCAGCAACGTCACCCTGGGCGACAATGTCTACAGCCTGAACAACTGCAACGCGCCCAGCATCCTCGTCCCCGGTCAAAGCTATGTCTGTTGGCATGGTCCGGTGACAGCCCAGCCCGGTCAGCACACCAACACCGCCACGGCCAGCGGCCAGTTCGCCAACACTACCGTCAGCGACACGGACGATGCCAACGTCATCGCGCCCGCGCAGCCGGCCATTGACGTGGAGAAGTACGTCTCCGTGGACGGCCAGGCCACCTGGCTCGATGCTGATAACTCGCCCGGCCCGCAGGCCACCGCCGACAGCGGCGTCTACTTCCGCTTCGTCGTAACCAACGTGGGCGACGTGCCCCTGAGCAACGTGACCTTGAGTGACAACGTCTACCTGCTGAACGGGTGCAGCCCTATTCCCGACCCGTTTGTACCTGGGGCCGGCTACGTCTGCATCTACGGGCCGGTTGCGGCCGAATTGGGTCAACACACTGACACCGCCACCGCCGTCGGCAGCTACAACGGCACGACGGTGCAAGACAGCGACGACGCCAATTACTACACCCCTTCACAGCCGGCCATTGACGTAGAGAAATATGTCTCTGTGGACGGCCAGGCGACCTGGTTCGATGCTGACACGCCGCCCGGCCCCCAGGCGACGGTGGGCGACGGCGTCTACTTCCGCTTCGAGGTGACGAACATCGGCAATGTGCCCCTGACTGATGTCACCTTGACCGATAACGTGTACACCTTGACCAACTGCAACGTGCCCAATCCGCTGCAGCCGGGCCAGGGCCACACCTGCTGGCTGGGACCTGTGACCGCGCAGGTCGGTCAACACACCAACAGGGCGACCGCGACCGGATTGTATGGCGCCATCACCGTCAGCGATGCGGACGATGCCAACTACAACGCGCCCCCCCCCACCCCCACGCCCACGCCGACCCAGTCGCCAACGGCCACGCTGACGCCCAGCCCCACGCCCACCAACACCCCCACCCCCACCTGGACGGCCACCTTCACCCCACCAACACCGCGACGCCCACGCGCACGCCCACGCCACCCCACCCACACACCGACGCCCATCCCGCTCGTGCCCGCGATTGATGTGGAGAAACTGGTCTCAGTGGACGGTCAGGTCACCTGGCAGGACGCGGACCTGCCGCCTGGCCCGCAGACCGTGGACGGCTTCGGCGTTTACTTCCGCTTCATCGTCACCAACATCGGCAACGTCCCCCTCACCAACGTCACCCTGACCGACAATGTGTATATCCTGAGCGGCTGCAACGCCCCCAGCGTGCTCGCCCCCGGTCAGAGCTACACCTGCTGGCATGGCCCCACGCCCGCCCAGGTCGGTCAGCACACCAACACCGCCACGGCTACGGGCATGTACGGCGCCACCACCGTCACCGACGCCGACGACGCCAACTACAACGTGCCGCCCCAGCCCGCCATCAACGTCGAGAAGTATGTCTCCGTGGACGGCCAGGCCACCTGGCATGACGCCGATGTCCCGCCTGGGCCCCAAACCATCGCCGGCCACAGCGTCTACTTCCGCTTTGTTGTCTCCAACGTCGGCAACGTCGCCCTCACCAACGTCACCCTGACCGACAGCCTCTATCCGCTGGCCGGCTGCGGCCCCATCCCGGCCCTGCTCCCGCCCACCGCCGCCTACATCTGCACCATCGGTCCCCTCCCGGCTGAGCTGGGTCAGCACACCGACACCGCCTATGCCACCGGCGCCGCCGGCAGCATCACCGTCAGCGACCAGGACGACGCCAACTACAACGCGCTGACCCGGCCGGCCATTGACATCGAAAAACTGGTCTCCGTGGATGCTCAGGCCACCTGGCAGGACGCGGATACGCCGCCAGGGCCGCAGGCCGCGCTCGGCAGTGCGGTCTTCTTCCGCTTCGTCATCACCAACATCGGCGACGTGCCCCTCAGCAATGTTACCCTGAGCGACAACGTCTATCCGCTGAACGGCTGCCCGGCCATCCCCAACCCCCTGCAGCCCGGCGCCAGCGCCACCTGCACCTACGGTCCGGTCACCGCCCAGGTCGGCCAGCACACTAACACCGCCTCCACCAGCGGCGTCTACCTTGACATCACCGTGCGCGACAACGACGACGCCAACTTCCACGTCGCCGCCCAACCCGCCATTGATGTCGAAAAGCACGTCTCCGTGGACGGCCAGCTCACCTGGCTCGACGCCGACTTCTCCCCCGGCCCCCAGACCCGCGTCGGCGATCCCGTCTTCTTCCGCTTCATCGTCACCAACGTCGGCAACGTCCCCCTGGCCAACGTCAGCCTGACCGACAATGTGTATGACCTGACCAGTTGCGGCCCCATCCCGAACCCGCTGCTGCCCGGCGCCTCCTTCACCTGCGTCCTCCAGTCGGTCGTCACCGACACGGAGAACTGCGTCCATACCAACACCGCGCTGGCGCAGGGCTACTACGGCAACACGCCCGTGCAGGACACGGACGACGCCAACTACTACGCCCCGGCCCGCCCCGCCATTGACGTGGAGAAACTCATCTCCGTGGACGGCCAGATCACCTGGCAGGATGCTGACGCCGCGCCTGGCCCGCAGGTGCTGCTGGGCAGCGAGGTGTACTACCGCATCGTCGTCGTCAATGTCGGTAACGTCGCCCTGGCTGACGTCACCCTCACCGACAGTCGCTACCCCCTGGCCGGCTGCGGCCTCCCGCCCAACCCCATGGCGCCCGGCCAGAGCTTCACCTGCAACTATGGCCCCGTCTCCGCCCAGGCCGGCCAGATCCTCAACCGCGCCACGGCAAGCGGCCTGCACGGCAGCACCGCCGTGCAGGACGCGGATGACGCCAACTACGAAGGCATCGTCGCCCGCTCGGTCATCGGCGACCTGGTCTGGCGTGACCTCGACCTGGACGGCATTCACGACGCCGGGGAGCCGGGCATTGACGGCGTGCTCGTCGAACTGCTCGATACCAGCAACAGCGTCATCGCCACCGATGTCACCACCAACGGCGGTCTCTACCTGTTCGAAGGCCTCGTGGCCGGCAGCTACCAGGTGCGCATCCCCGCCTCCAACTATGATCCCGGTCGCCCCCTGGCCGGCTTCGCCTTCACCAGCGCCGCTTACGGCCCCAATCCCTACCCGGTGACGCTGGGCGCCAATGACGCCTATCTCTTTGCCGACTTCGGCTTTGCCCGCGTGCGCGTCGTCATCAACAAACGCGCCAGCGCCGCCCAGGTCCTGCAAGGCCAGAGCGTCACCTACACCTACGAAGTGACCAACCTGGGCGACACCTGGCTCGGCAACCTCGTCGTCAGCGATGACGTGCTTGGAGCGATCTGCGCCAGTCCCGCCATCGGCCCGTTGGCCCCCGGCCAGCAGGCTACCTGCACCCGCACCGTCACCCCCACCGGTCGCACCTGCAACATCGGCTCTGTCACGGCGACCGCCACCACCCCCACCGGCGCTACTCTCCAGGTCAACACCCAGGCCAGCTCCCAGCGAGTCTGCGTGGATGTCGTGCAGGCCCTGCCGCGTGACTACGGCGACGCGCCCGACACCGGCCCTGGCGCCGGCGTCGGCAACTACCAGACCATCGCCGCGGACAACGGCCCCAGTCACATCGTCATCCCCGGTCTCCACCTCGGACGCCAGGCGCCCGACAGCGACAACGGCGCGCTGCAAAACCCGGACAGCAACGCCGACGACACCACCGGCCTGGATGACGAGGATGGCATTGCCATCCTCCCCATCATCTCCACCGCCTCCGGCGGTGTCAACCTGATGGTGTCAGCCCTCAATGCCACCGGCCAGCCCGCCACGGTGGCGTGCTGGCTTGACTTCAACCGTGACGGCGACTTCCTGGACGCCGGCGAGCGCACCGCGGCCGCCATCAACAGCAGTGTAAACCGGCAGTCGGTCAACCTGACGTTCAGCGGCTTCCCCGTGCCCACCCCAGGCGTTAGCTACCTGCGCTGCCGCATCGCCAACGCCGCGTCTGAGGTGGCTGCCCCCACCGGCCCGGCCAACAGCGGTGAAGTCGAAGACGCATGGATTACCATCCTCAACGTCGGCTCCTGCGGCCCGCGGCGCCCCGGCCAGCCCTTCGAGCCATGCCCGGCCGTGACGATCGGCGGTCTCACCTGGCAAGACACGACGCCTGACGGTAACTTCGACGATGAGCCAACGCTCAGCGACGTCACCCTCAGCATCACCAACAACCTGGGCGAACGCGTCGCCATCATCACCACCGGCCCCGACCACTTTCAGCCCGGCCGCTACCTGGTGCAAGATTTGCCGCCTGGCACTTACTTCGTCACCGTGGAGAGCTGGCCGGCCGGCTACGTCCCGCTGGAACCGCTGACGCGACGCCTGGTGTTGACCACCAGCGGCGAGAGCGGCAGCGCCGAATTCCCCTTCATGCAGGCACACCGGTTCTTCCTGCCGTCTGTCCTGCGCTGA
- a CDS encoding nucleotidyltransferase family protein, which translates to MDLPLTAAHKVWYSQAVEALAAWVLQPKQPPTIVSTWPTAAWETFGLTAYLQGVLPLLWGMPWRSQLPPAVQAVIETGYRSNARRNQRLLDELNGLLTSLAQAGIPAMPLKGSLLLENRLYPDPALRALHDLDILVQPEQLARATQVVQTLGYRIENRTWRHIVLHPPGAAAIVSWTQDHPDNPRPLDLHSHVREEFRGASYDLTAQLWQHARPRPFLGTTAWVPTTADLLHHLVAHASVSMLERLLRLVHLVDLSLMAQRHSPDLAPLSPDGARFLYPALGLLAHYQPDGPLAASAARLATQVHAPLAAWIETSSLANRTTGADAPAPPGEMLRVWPRNRRERLLAVRHTLFHSRGELAALYPRLSASPFFWLAHVRFWARLLISWNGRGWHSLAQRVRARDDAGGTHGR; encoded by the coding sequence TTGGATCTACCACTGACCGCCGCGCACAAGGTCTGGTACTCGCAGGCCGTGGAAGCGCTGGCTGCCTGGGTTCTGCAGCCAAAACAGCCGCCGACCATCGTCAGCACGTGGCCGACCGCGGCCTGGGAAACCTTTGGCCTGACCGCGTATCTGCAGGGCGTGCTGCCGCTGCTGTGGGGCATGCCCTGGCGCTCGCAGCTGCCGCCCGCGGTGCAGGCGGTGATCGAGACCGGCTATCGCAGCAACGCGCGGCGCAACCAGCGTCTGCTCGACGAACTGAACGGCCTGCTGACCAGCCTGGCGCAGGCCGGCATCCCGGCCATGCCGCTCAAGGGCAGCCTCCTGCTCGAAAATCGCCTCTATCCTGACCCCGCTCTGCGCGCCCTGCACGATCTGGACATCCTGGTGCAGCCGGAGCAGTTGGCCCGCGCGACGCAGGTGGTGCAGACGCTCGGCTATCGGATCGAAAATCGCACCTGGCGCCACATCGTTCTGCATCCGCCCGGCGCGGCCGCCATCGTCTCCTGGACGCAGGATCACCCGGACAATCCCCGCCCCCTCGATCTGCACAGCCATGTGCGCGAGGAGTTCCGCGGGGCCAGCTATGACCTGACCGCGCAGCTCTGGCAACATGCCCGGCCGCGCCCGTTCCTGGGTACGACGGCCTGGGTGCCCACGACCGCGGATTTGCTGCATCACCTGGTTGCCCATGCCTCGGTCTCCATGCTGGAACGCCTGCTGCGCCTGGTCCACCTGGTTGACCTCAGCTTGATGGCGCAGCGTCATTCGCCTGACCTGGCCCCGCTTTCGCCCGATGGCGCTCGTTTCCTCTATCCGGCCCTGGGCTTGCTGGCGCACTATCAGCCCGACGGGCCGCTGGCTGCGTCAGCCGCGCGGCTGGCAACCCAGGTTCATGCGCCGCTGGCCGCGTGGATCGAGACCAGCAGCCTTGCCAATCGCACCACCGGCGCCGACGCGCCCGCGCCGCCCGGAGAGATGCTGCGCGTCTGGCCGCGCAATCGGCGCGAACGCCTGCTGGCCGTGCGACATACGCTGTTTCATTCGCGCGGCGAACTGGCCGCGCTCTACCCGCGGTTGAGCGCCTCGCCCTTCTTCTGGCTGGCGCATGTCCGCTTCTGGGCGCGCCTGCTGATCTCATGGAACGGCCGCGGTTGGCACAGCCTGGCGCAGCGGGTGCGAGCGCGGGATGACGCCGGAGGGACGCATGGCCGCTAA